AAGGTAGAATACAGACGAGAAATTATCAAGGTAAAGATGGAAACACAGTTTATGTTACTGAAGTAGTAGCAGAAAGTGTTCAATTCCTTGAATCTAAAAACAGCTCACATAGTAGACAAAACAATGGTTTTGACTCAATGAGTTTTAATCAACCTCAATCACAACCAGCGTATAATAACAATAATCAAAATTATTATAACAATAATACTAATCAAAACTTTGGGCAAGCTAATTCAGCTATGCAAGATTTTATTAATGACAGTTCATCATTTTCTGATTTTGGGGAAAACTTCCCAAGTAATCTAGATGATGACTTCATGCAGGATGTAGTAAATCCGTTTAAAGAAGACTAAAATTACATAGGAGGACATGCACAATGGCAGTAAATAACAATCGTCGTAACAACATGCGTCGTCGTAAAAAAGTATGTTATTTCACTAAAAATAACGTAGAGTTTATCGACTACAAAGATGTAGAATTACTTAAAAAATTCATTTCTGAACGTGGGAAAATCTTACCACGTCGTGTAACAGGTACTTCAGCTAAGTACCAAAG
This is a stretch of genomic DNA from Gemella haemolysans. It encodes these proteins:
- a CDS encoding single-stranded DNA-binding protein, which codes for MVNRVVLVGRLTKDPELRYSSSNVPMLYFSVAVNRTFTDQNGQRQADFINCVAFRKQAENMARFLGRGSQVSVEGRIQTRNYQGKDGNTVYVTEVVAESVQFLESKNSSHSRQNNGFDSMSFNQPQSQPAYNNNNQNYYNNNTNQNFGQANSAMQDFINDSSSFSDFGENFPSNLDDDFMQDVVNPFKED
- the rpsR gene encoding 30S ribosomal protein S18, with the translated sequence MAVNNNRRNNMRRRKKVCYFTKNNVEFIDYKDVELLKKFISERGKILPRRVTGTSAKYQRMLTTAIKRARHMALLPYVVDEK